GAGCCCTCTAATTACGGGAGGGTGCGGTGAAAAGGTTGGGAAATTGTCCTGCTCAGATTTTCATTAGAGATCCGATTATCACCCTTCTTAACTAAATATAGGTAATCATTCCGGACTGCTAGCTGATTATCGGGTAATTAAAGGAGTGGTCATCATTAACCTTGAATTGACCCTATAGCAAAATATAGTCCTACTAATTATCAGTACCAAGGCAaatcataaaaacaaaaaattacgTCGGACCAGGTTTCACTGCAGTTTATTTGCTCTCCTGTCAGTCTATCAGCAGGATTATTAACAATGCAACATTCTTATGTAAAGGGGTTCGCTGAAGGTCCAGGGGTTCACAGAAAGACCCAAATGCAATGCGCTTGGCTGCTTCTCATATGGATTTGCATGAAACAGTGGGGACCATGTTCAGCTACAATAACCCATCTTGGTGAGGAGGGGCAGGAAGTCAGGGACCTCCGTTCAGGGTGATTAGTAGGGGTTCCAGAAGTCCCACAATCTTACATAGATCAATTATCTTGTGATAAGACGAGCACTTTTAGGCAGCATCACAGATGAATTTTTGTAAaattaacaacaacaaaaaacacacacaccgctCTACTGCTTAGAGGCTGTTTATATCGTGTTTTAGCTTTTCGCTGCCGGGGGGTATGTTTGAATACCTAAAAACTGTACTGAAATGTATCCCTCAGTGGATTGCTTCGATGAGGCAAACAGAGTCCAAAAGATGAAACTATCATAAGAACTTATCACCTatacacaggataggagataagtatgtaaatggtgggggtccaactactGGGACCTCCATCTATCATGAGAACGGGCTCCCCCTTTCCATTCATCTCTCGAGGACTGCCGACAAGAAGCCAAGTATGGTGGTTGGTTATCTCCGACAGCCCCATACAGATGATTAGAAAGGCTGTGTGCATGCGTGACCGTCACATCATTCACTCCAGGGATTGCAACTGGAGGTACAATTTAAAGGGTATGGACACCttcgggggaattttttttttatgattgcactttacttatttggagctacagttattttttaaattagtctttattaaacattttcagaCGTTTTTAAGACACggaggttaaaaatcagtctgtcacTTCTCAGTCCATTCAGCCCACTGCTCCTgtaaagccttatctctgatctgacctcataaacactcataaaCGGCtgacaatttttaataaagaccaattaaaaaaaaaaatttgctcaaaATGAGCAAAATGCAGTTGTAAAATAATTGCCCGAAGGTGTCGATAGGCATATAGTTCTTGGAATTGCTGTATGGAACCATGGTTTTCCAATGCCATACCAATCCCAGCCACAGTATACCTCCTCCCACAGTGCTTTGAATAGAAATTGGCAtaatacaggtgcatctcaatacattagaatattattgaaaagtgaattaaaggggttgtccatactgttattttcaccccggcagcccccctgagcctagcatcggagcatctcatgctccgatgcgctcccgtgccctgcgctagatcgcgcagggcacaggttcttttgtttttaataacacactgccgggcggtaacttccgcccaggtgtgtgttcggtgacgtcaccggctctgaggggcgggctttagctctgccctagccgttttactggctagggcagcgctaaatcccgcccatcagtgccggtgacgtcaccggggttcctgtcagccccatggagtgcccggtacgtcaccggaactctgaaaaatgcctttgccctgcgcgatttagcgcagggcaaaggagagcatcggagcatgaactgctccgatgctcatgtcaggggggctgctggggtgaaaatggagggctgtccagggtcagctctgaacctggacaacccctttaagttcagtaattcaattcaaaaagtgaagctgatctattatatagattcattacatacagagtgatctatttcaagagtTTATTTCTTTtcatgttgatgattatggcttactgtTAATACAAACCCAAAATTCAGTATCTCATAAAATTAGagtattgtgaaaaagttcaatattataGTGTCATGGTGTCACACTCTGATCAGCTaatcaacaaaaaaaacacctgcaaaggtttcctatgccttagacctcatgcacacggccgttgtgtgcccgCGGCTTTATTGGGGCCCGCATAGGGCGGGTCCACGATACACGGGCATCGtcccatgtgcactccgcatcacggatgcggacccattcgcttgaatgggtccgcaatcacggagatgctgaACAGAagtactacagagtgcttccgtggtgtttctggccgtgcctccgcaccgcacaaaaatagaacttgtactattttttgcagtgcagacggatcacggacctattcaagttgaatgggtctcgatccgtcccggccgccgctcAGACGATGccggtgcattggggaccgcaaattgcggtccccaatgcacggaacggacccacaacggccgtgtacatgaggccttaaaaggtcCCTCCGTCTGGTTTAGTAGGCTACATAATCATGGGGAAAACTGCTGaattgacagttgtccagaagacagtccaGAAGCCGCCATAAAAGGTTATTGCTAAAGAAGCTAGCTGTTCAGAGTGCTGTATtcaagcatattaatggaaagttgagtgCAACAAAAaggtgtggtagaaaaaggtgcacaagcaacagggataactgCAGCCTTGAAATTATTGTCATGAAAAGtccattcaagaatttggggagGGATGGACTAaggctggagtcagtgcttcaagaagagccaccacacacagatgtatccaggagatgggctacaactgtcacaTCCCTTGTATCAAGCCcctcatgacccagagacaacatcagaagcgtcttacctgggctaaggagaaaaaggactggactgttgctcagtggtccaaagtcctgttttcagattaAGCTAAATTATGCATtttatttggaaatcaaggttccAGAGTCTGGTGGATGAGTGGAGAGGCACACtatccaagttgcttgaggtccagtgtgaagtttccacagtcagtgatggttagAGGAGCTACGTCATCTGCaaatgttggtccactgtgttatattaAGTCCACCTGCCCActctgccaaaagtaccaatttCTGGTTTtataaccacagtatcactgTGCTTGTTTGGCCAGCAAACTCTCCTGACCTAAACCCTATAGAGAATCTATGCCCGGCAGACTGGAGAGGTGAATGAGgacttactgaaataaattaacttttcgatgatattctaatttattgtgaTGGCTGATGCACCAGTATAATGTTTGGCTGGCAGAAGGCAGAATGCTACATCCACTTGTGGTAGATTATGGATGAGAGGCCTCAGAATCCTTTCCCATAGAGTTAGTTCTAAAATACCTACATAAAATATGCTAATGGCTGCCATACAAGTAATTTTATTGCACATGATGCGTGGTATGCATGCACCTCAAGGACTCATATACCTGACCACCACACATTGTTCATAAATATAGACatataaaaaaggaaaagaaaacttCCAAATGTTTGGATTTCTATATGGATTTGGTGTCTTTTGTGTCTTTCACACTTTTGAAATTTTTTACACGTTATTATAGCAGAGATACCTTGCCCATCAAGAACGAATATCTGTTGATGAAGGAAAGGTGAAACACAGAAGACATCTTTTGAAAGTCTAGAGCAGTGTAGAAAGCCTGCAGTAATGACCTCTGAAAACATCAGAAGGATTGCAGACTAGGCCCGATACTGGATTCATCTCGTTCGGTGTTAGTTGTCAACTGTCAGAAATGCTCTTAGGTCTACCATCTTTAAACTTGTGTATGGGGAAGCACGAgtaacacaagattgtcatcgtTTACTAGGATCTGTAGGTCAGCCACTTTGCATGCTGCGATCTGGGCACTGGTAGATGCACATGTAGATGTCGGAGAAGAATCTTTTAGGTAGGGCGTCCATCTTTGTGAAGTCCACAGCACTGAATTCCTCCTCAGACATTGACAGGTAGTCTCCCAGCTGTGGGCAGGGTCGTACCACTGGGACATTTGTGCCAATTTCATTACCTAAGTTGAAACATAAGCAGGTTGCAATGAAAGAGTTTAAACATATTTTACCCTTCTAGGTTCCTACATCGTACATGAGAAAAGCAACTTGTATCTACACTTGGTAAAGACTTCCAGTGGACTGATTTCCTTAAAGAGATTGGTCACTTCTGATGAGGATATGAACGGGGTCACGAgcacagctgcagccaatgactgtcctGAAGAACgacatgtccccaagtggcatatgacccagcagtgacctgctgcttggggacacatcaccgctgaggccatCATTGGCTTCAGCAGCACACATAACCTTGCTCTACCCCAGCTGTAAGAAAACAAGATCGCTGAGTGGAGCCAGTTTGCCGGACCGGAGCTGCTGGGAGCTGGTGAGTATGATTCTTGTATTACATACCACATGCTACAGGGCTAATTAGAAATGAAACTGCACTGGAAACCTGAGGTGCACAGAGAGGCTAGGCCCCGCCCCCCAAttagcataaataataaaatcctttttttcccctcagGAATGCTACagccaattttcacaagacatgTACCACTGTAATCCACAGGATCAACCCCACCAGGCCGTATATTTAATAGGGcggatcctgctgacagatgctcttttaaATGTATGGCCATACAGGACAGATTTTCCCACAGCAGAATTTCCTCTGCAGATCTTGCCATGATTTGTTGCGGAtttcaccctctgtactggaaaagGTGAAATTCACAGTGGACGTTCGCAACACTAATTGATCTCCGTGATCCATGGTGCAGTCTATCCTTTCTGTGTGGACACTCCCGGAAGAAAAACTGGAGAAAATGGAGTTTCGcatgataaggcctcatgcacacaactgtattttcggTCCGTGTCCGATCTGCAgaaaaatgtggatgcggaccccatttcaatggggctccaacagatgcggacagaacattgtgtactgtccgcatccgtatgtccgttccgtggcctagcaaaaaaaatagaacatgtcctatacaagCATAGGCATTTGTAACATAGTGTAGGAACTGCGGAAGgggaaaatgcagaatgcacatagccgatatccatgttttgtggatctgtgatTTGGGGACTACAAAAacggatatggtcgtgtgcatgaggcctaaatattcACACATATTCAGGGGttctttgacattttgggctctaAAATGATATTAATGATAATATTTTGCCAGACTTCGATAGAGAGGGGCGGACCGGCCATAGACttaacagggaaatttcctggtgggacaATGCTGATGGAGCCacccgagccctcctcatggctgccagccaagtacataatgatctgattctctcagcattaattaatgctcgGGGCTCCAGGTACATATGAACCTGGCCGCCAGCCGCAggagccctcctgaattcaactgtactgCTGCCCTTTGGAAGGTGATATCTTAGAATATTGCAGCAAggatggcagtattttgtgctgccctatggtattgctggctcccACCTCCTTcggttgtccctgcctacttgggtTGGCCATGTCTTCTGTCACTTTCGATTtgcctacaatatggggccacttttagttttctttgccagggccactttaaaagTTTTCAGTTCGCTTCTGTCAATATTACTTATAAAAAGTAAATTACATACCTATTCTTCCCGCCATACTGTCAAAGAAGACCCAAGAATTTTTGCCTGGTCCATATTTAACAAATGAGACGAAGTGACTGGTCTTTATGCAGAGAACGGCCAACAATTCAAGTTTCTGTTTTTGGTTAGAAACATTAGTTTGCGTTTCAAGTCTTGTAGGTTTGTGATCCTTCATCTGATTGCTTGAATGAACCTATAGGTAGAGAGGACAATTATGAGGCACCACCGTAGATAGGTCTATAgcatattatatacagtgtgtaATAAATGcctaccacttttttttttgaggactgtGCAAAAAACACAACCTACTCCAAAGCTAGTGTAGAAGTCCAGGAAGCTCGGAAATGTTACGCAAGTCAGTACCTATAGCTTACACTTTCTTGTAGCTCTGCcccttctgattggctgctgtgtgcAAACTCAAGCCCGTTACCAGGAAGTTAGTGCAGAATAACTATAAAGTGAGACAAGTGATCCTAAAGGTGCAAATACACCATACGCTCTTTCggccgacagctatctctccccaCTTCTACATATACACTCAGTTTGACCAAGCATGTATGCGGTTTCAGGGTTGAGAGAGGAGAAAGCCCTGCCAGATACCTCTAGCGATGGCTTATCTCCctgaagaacaaaaggatcgggtgaAAAATTCAATATGCACCATGCTTCTCTCCTGAGTAGAGTCTTCTCTCCCTGGTATAGTTGAGGGCTCCCAAATACAATAGATTCTTGTCTGGTCTTGCGGATACTGATAAATTTGGACGACAATACGCTAATGTCCATGGGGGTCTTTAGACTAGGTTCACATTTTTGTTGAAGGCACAGCTGTAGGTTCCAATGTTTTTGACAGGAGAAATAGCAATGTATGTGGCACTATTTTTTTCCATACAAGCCTATGCACCCTGTTATAAACAATGAGGGTCTCTCATGTGCCACTGGTGTCAATGGTCTGATGGATCCGGCACAGCGTCGTGGCTTCTGGCTATAATGTGAATAGAGGAGATGGGAATGTCACCTTAAATTACTGGCGAGATTTACCTACTATCTGGTCTCCACATTCTATGCTTTGgagtatacatacagtatttcaACTCAAGTAGAGTGTgttctaatatgtatatatacttcAGATACTGACCTGCTCCTCACAAAGCTGGCAGAACTGGCGGACATTCCCATCCGTGGTTAAAGGATCGGCAAGGCACTGGGTACATTCATACTCGGCAGAACTCAGACATAGACAGCACACCATGCTTCCTGCAGACAAGTAGATCAACCATATATTGCAATTATAATAGGGCAATAAGCATATACTGAGATCTTCTATACCATATCCCAAACTGTCTGCCGAAGACCTTCTTGCACACCACTGAATTTTTGCTACCCACATTattttgcagacagcacactgacccattGATATCTATGGGGACATGCAATATCTGTACTTTTTTGGATCCATGTGGCCGATGCATTTCGTGGATCTGTTTTCTGCAGACCGAGATATggacacggccgtgtgcaagagcctAACGCAGTGCTAGACTAGGATTGCTCGAGCCATACTGCTAGGGTAAAATATGTGACTTACTTTTGTGCAGCATGTGATTGATGTCCAGTTCCAGGGAAGGAAATATATATGGGAACATTTTAAACTTCTTGCCAAATCTTGGCATCTGAAGGATGAGGCAACTTGGAACCTGCAAATAGTACAGCATGCGTAAGCTTCAAGGAAATGTGTACCCAACATGTATCATTGATGTGTTGCGTGACCTTCGTGTTTTCCTATGGGAGTTGCAGGTGAAATTGTGGTGATTGCAAGAATCTCAACCAAGCTGAAATTGTTGCTATTGTTGTCCAACTTTTCCCCCCATAGGGAAACATCAAGATCGCATTAGGGTGAATTTGTAGGAGAGTGTTCACCTGGTCAAATGTTAGGTTCTCATAGAATCGGAATGACCTATCCATAAGGGTCTGGACACTGGGAACCTTTAGGGTTCCATCTCTTTCCACAATTATTTGATAGCTGTTGCATTCCTGGGTCTTGTTATTACATCTGTAATATCGAAAAAGATATCGCCATGTGATTCAGCTGAAAAGGCAACGCAGTTGTGTCGTACATGCCTGCCAGTGACAGAATCATGAACTAATACCTGATTTTAAGAAGTGGCTCCACTGCTAGAACCTCATGTAATAAGGCACTTAGAAACTCTTCAGGGTCTGGAAGAGATTGACCACATGAGATGAATAAAGCTGACAACATGTATCAAATAACTAAAAGTACCTAAAATTACAAACCAACCTTTCTCCTCCGTAACAAAGGTGTCACATCGAAGTAGTTTTCTGAGCTTCATGACATTCTCAGCATGTACAAATCCACTCCTGTAATACGATGTGAAATATGATGTGAAATACAGAAAATATCCCACATCTTGTATAACATTAGCAGGAGGAACAGTTATATGGAAAACCACTACTACTGTAgattgtactgtatataatgtatactggCTCAGTTTAAAGCAGCTTTAAACTACAGTTGATGGTTGATACTTGGATTCAATCCAAGGGAAAAAACGCAGTTtccaggggcggcgttcgggctgtaagtgcccaggccgctctgccttcttctcacataacccctccccagcctgttgcttggcccgccctgtaagcctcttGCGTGATCCAGTGTACTGTATGAGAtcccgccggcgcatgcgcattgcatGGAGCGGTGCTGCTGCCCACAATGGTCACCACAGTGCGCAAGCGCAGGCGGGATCTCATACAGTACACTGGATCACGCaagaggcttacagggcgggccaagcaacaggctgggaaggggttatgtgagaagaaggcagagcggcctgggcacttacagccccaACGCCGTCCCTGGGCACTTACAACCCCAACGCcgtccctgggcacttacagccccaACGCcgtccctgggcacttacagccccaACGccgtccctgggcacttgcagccccAACGccgtccctgggcacttgcgagccctcatttacatatgaatacaacAGCGTTTTTTTCCTTTGGTGAACATCAAAACAAAATAAGACAGGTGCCATTTGATTcatctatagttatgctacagtACCATATAAGCAGTGTATGgtggcagactccctttaaccccttctaacAGTTATTTCCATGCTTGTTGTCCATTCTGTCAAGCAGAACTCCTATTGAATTTGCTTGTCAGATCAATTCACTGACAGGACATCATAAGATCTAGGACTCTCTTTGAAGATGTACAAAAGATCAACTTGCAGCCATACTTAGAAATTGTTAATGAAAATGCTCgtatacaggggcgtagctaaaggcttatgggccctggtgcaagagttaggcttgggctccccttccttcagtgctttgtgtgtcttcttttgcagcacaagggtctttgggccccctcaggctcctgggcccggtagagactgctacctctgcaccccctatagctacgcccctgctcgtATAGCTATTTGTATGTGGATGGGCAGATCTAGTTCTCTAAAAGTGATGTACCTTCTCAGTGGATTTACAATATCTTGCCGCAAGATTCGCTGTACTTTGGCATCACAAACATCAGGAGAGCGTAAGATGTGATCCAAGGCAGAAGAAAACGCAAACAGACTGTCAAAGAAAAAATCAGAGTGTTTTATAGGATTTAGGTTTCTGTGTCCTGTTTTACTAGGAATTCATTAGTCCTCACCTGAAAAGGGTGGTATCTAGATAGCAAGAATTGTAGTGGCCTTGAATGCCTTTTCTCTGTCCAACCATCTTCTCCTGAACATCAGATTCATGCACAGGTGGATGGTCCTTTAAGCTGTCTTCCAAGACACTGTACATATCTGGGCAGATACAGGAAAAACACATTTAATAATGTGTTTTTAATCTTATATTTGCTGGATT
The sequence above is a segment of the Bufo gargarizans isolate SCDJY-AF-19 chromosome 6, ASM1485885v1, whole genome shotgun sequence genome. Coding sequences within it:
- the LOC122940943 gene encoding ubiquitin carboxyl-terminal hydrolase CYLD-like, with amino-acid sequence MSSMSSTAKSPKPFIVLREFMTGRHKVASGFIGVFLDNDQTHGRIMDLPSRPEVLVRRNVVRLLSRRESAFLYGIGSPQRRLHLLANEKLFLAVCALQISDVVRVRYRGYAAVGVATGIWELSEKSGLCELTKLLVEIELLDGEFNDNATPLIKIDAGDVLAVSSSIQRYPQYRGNGPRLEEEDMYSVLEDSLKDHPPVHESDVQEKMVGQRKGIQGHYNSCYLDTTLFSLFAFSSALDHILRSPDVCDAKVQRILRQDIVNPLRRSGFVHAENVMKLRKLLRCDTFVTEEKDPEEFLSALLHEVLAVEPLLKIRCNNKTQECNSYQIIVERDGTLKVPSVQTLMDRSFRFYENLTFDQVPSCLILQMPRFGKKFKMFPYIFPSLELDINHMLHKRSMVCCLCLSSAEYECTQCLADPLTTDGNVRQFCQLCEEQVHSSNQMKDHKPTRLETQTNVSNQKQKLELLAVLCIKTSHFVSFVKYGPGKNSWVFFDSMAGRIGNEIGTNVPVVRPCPQLGDYLSMSEEEFSAVDFTKMDALPKRFFSDIYMCIYQCPDRSMQSG